A part of Legionellales bacterium genomic DNA contains:
- a CDS encoding TonB-dependent receptor codes for MSKTLSIILLLVMNSSFALTIPTILVIAKKNHQPTVKTTVPANIISANTIQQMGAATLSQVLQTEPTLTLQDLYGEGSQTSISLRGFGDNALQNTLILLNGQPWLNPDLGQFNLNTIPLDTIQQIEILPGSGSVLYGDQAVGGIINIVTQPTLKKMNQASVKIGSYDLRQYHILTSQAYRNGWFYQLQANYKSTNNYRDHNKLRNGNVGFLLNYHHHRQALAISWNTLVNHIQYPGALTLQQAQSNPTQALNQSDYNHETTHILQATVHYFLNSNWKFVLANTLNSMRGNGVLSLGQQPYRFTEARNIINISPTLHGLFYVNNLAIGSITGINLETGDYHFHATNFTTGAKQIEKALYQQFDIPFNSTWELLMGARLATAANQLTTNQLTPAHNRAWVNNMGLLFHANHYLSVYFERSTNYRFPKADEDSFTNTGLPLKTQTGESYETGIKFKQSTWKTQINLYQLNLHNEIMFIPDINNNGFGINQNLDPTRRFGGSIAVDNNINSQWRVGGAINYVNAKFHSGMFKGNDIPLVPHKTVSLHSVVNLTEHWQWYCAGILLGKRFSGGDFLNQTTPLPTYFLINSHLNYHWQDWQVGVSVYNLLNKHYFSYATTQNDLSSTPITYYYPAVGRTILLSFSVQAK; via the coding sequence ATGAGCAAAACGTTGAGTATTATTTTATTATTGGTAATGAACAGTTCATTTGCACTAACCATCCCCACGATTTTAGTGATCGCCAAAAAAAATCATCAGCCAACAGTAAAAACGACAGTGCCAGCCAACATAATTTCTGCAAATACCATTCAACAAATGGGGGCTGCGACACTTTCACAAGTGTTGCAAACAGAACCCACGCTTACATTGCAAGATTTATACGGTGAGGGCAGTCAAACCAGTATCTCATTACGCGGATTTGGCGATAATGCCTTACAAAATACCTTGATACTGTTAAATGGTCAACCGTGGTTAAATCCTGATCTGGGGCAATTTAATTTAAATACTATTCCTCTTGATACGATTCAACAAATTGAAATATTGCCTGGCAGCGGCAGTGTGCTCTATGGCGATCAGGCGGTAGGTGGAATCATTAATATTGTGACGCAACCAACGTTAAAAAAAATGAATCAGGCCAGTGTTAAAATCGGTAGTTATGATTTACGCCAATATCATATCTTAACGAGTCAAGCGTATCGTAATGGTTGGTTTTATCAGTTGCAGGCAAATTATAAATCAACAAACAATTACCGTGATCATAATAAACTACGCAATGGTAATGTTGGATTTTTATTGAATTATCATCACCATCGTCAGGCGTTGGCAATTAGCTGGAATACTCTCGTCAATCATATTCAATATCCCGGCGCCCTCACCTTGCAACAAGCACAGAGCAATCCCACGCAAGCGTTGAATCAATCGGATTATAATCACGAGACTACTCATATTTTACAAGCGACAGTTCATTATTTTTTAAATAGCAATTGGAAATTCGTGCTAGCCAATACACTCAATAGCATGCGCGGTAACGGGGTTTTATCGTTAGGTCAGCAACCCTATCGTTTCACCGAGGCTCGAAATATTATTAATATCTCGCCAACGTTACATGGATTATTTTATGTTAATAATTTAGCGATTGGCAGTATTACGGGTATTAATTTGGAAACGGGCGATTATCATTTTCATGCCACCAATTTTACCACTGGCGCTAAACAAATTGAAAAAGCTTTGTATCAACAATTCGATATTCCGTTTAATTCGACTTGGGAATTATTAATGGGTGCACGCTTAGCAACAGCGGCCAATCAATTAACAACGAATCAACTTACGCCAGCACATAATCGTGCTTGGGTTAATAATATGGGATTACTATTTCATGCTAATCACTATCTGAGCGTTTATTTTGAGCGATCAACGAATTATCGTTTTCCCAAAGCTGACGAAGATTCCTTTACCAATACTGGCTTACCACTTAAAACCCAAACGGGAGAATCGTATGAAACGGGCATTAAATTCAAACAATCAACGTGGAAAACACAGATTAATCTTTACCAGTTAAATTTACACAATGAAATTATGTTTATTCCTGATATTAATAATAATGGTTTTGGAATTAATCAAAATCTCGATCCAACGCGGCGGTTTGGCGGCAGTATTGCTGTGGATAATAACATTAACTCACAATGGCGTGTGGGTGGGGCAATAAACTATGTCAATGCTAAATTCCATTCAGGAATGTTCAAAGGAAATGATATTCCTTTAGTTCCTCATAAAACAGTTTCTTTACATAGCGTTGTCAATTTGACCGAACATTGGCAATGGTACTGTGCAGGAATATTGTTGGGAAAGCGCTTCAGTGGCGGAGATTTTTTAAATCAAACAACACCTCTGCCGACTTATTTTTTAATAAACAGTCATTTAAATTATCATTGGCAAGACTGGCAAGTGGGCGTGAGTGTTTATAATCTTCTGAATAAACATTATTTTTCGTATGCCACGACCCAAAATGATTTGAGCTCAACGCCTATCACCTACTACTATCCAGCTGTTGGTCGAACCATCCTGCTCAGTTTTAGCGTTCAAGCTAAATAA
- the lepB gene encoding signal peptidase I, which translates to MNIDLPFILVALVIISGLIWLADSVFFARKRQARTSFDQKVKLPIAVDYARSFFPLLLIVLIIRSFIFQPFKVPSGSLMPTIMAGDYIAVNMGAYGLRLPLTHTKILNTGKLHRGDIVLFRWPANPQHVNYIKRLIGLPGDTISYVNKVLYINGKEMTQTPQGDTTDYDCATGQTICTVKKIQEDLDGVKHNILVYPNIPSRNFYNLKVPAGEYFMMGDNRDNSDDSRYWGFVKDDAIIGKALFIFFSWDSYAGHARWERMFAAIH; encoded by the coding sequence ATGAATATCGATTTACCTTTTATCTTAGTTGCCTTAGTCATTATCAGCGGATTAATCTGGCTGGCTGATAGTGTGTTTTTCGCTCGTAAACGTCAAGCGCGAACTTCATTCGATCAAAAAGTCAAACTGCCGATTGCCGTCGATTATGCGCGATCATTTTTTCCGTTGCTGTTAATTGTATTAATCATTCGCTCGTTTATTTTTCAGCCTTTTAAAGTGCCTTCGGGTTCGCTCATGCCGACGATCATGGCGGGAGACTATATCGCAGTGAACATGGGGGCCTATGGCTTACGGTTACCACTAACCCACACCAAAATTTTAAATACGGGAAAGCTACACCGCGGAGATATTGTGTTATTCCGTTGGCCGGCTAATCCACAACATGTGAACTACATTAAACGGCTCATCGGCTTGCCAGGCGATACCATCAGCTATGTTAATAAAGTTTTGTATATCAATGGCAAAGAAATGACGCAAACACCGCAAGGTGATACCACCGATTACGATTGCGCAACAGGGCAAACCATTTGCACTGTTAAAAAAATACAAGAAGATTTAGATGGGGTTAAACATAATATTCTTGTTTATCCGAATATCCCCTCACGTAATTTTTATAATCTCAAAGTGCCTGCCGGTGAATACTTTATGATGGGCGATAATCGCGATAATAGCGATGATAGTCGTTACTGGGGTTTTGTGAAGGATGATGCGATTATTGGTAAAGCCTTATTTATCTTTTTTAGCTGGGACAGCTACGCAGGTCATGCGCGCTGGGAGCGGATGTTTGCGGCAATCCATTAA